A part of Amycolatopsis camponoti genomic DNA contains:
- a CDS encoding NAD kinase, with translation MTTDREVLLMVHPDREATAEAAREVSARFAKAGIRIRVIEEDVCALINPDEHGVGSTCTVVDPDENPADGVELVFVLGGDGTLLRAAELARPAGVPVLGVNLGRVGFLAEADSDALADTVQRVVDGDYQVEERMTIDVTVTHDGEEVARTWALNEASVEKSTRERVLDALIEVDGRPVSAFGCDGVLCATPTGSTAYAFSAGGPIIWPDVQALLVVPSNAHAMFARPLVVSRNSVITVGIDPDGSSAVLTCDGGRSIDLPPGARVRVTCGKTPVRLVRLWDGPFTDRLVQKFSLPVKSWRERHARPCE, from the coding sequence ATGACCACCGACCGTGAAGTTCTCCTCATGGTGCACCCCGATCGCGAAGCGACGGCCGAGGCCGCGCGCGAGGTCTCGGCGCGCTTCGCCAAGGCCGGCATCCGGATCCGGGTGATCGAGGAAGACGTCTGCGCGCTCATCAACCCGGACGAGCACGGCGTCGGGTCGACGTGCACCGTCGTGGACCCGGACGAAAACCCCGCCGACGGCGTCGAGCTGGTGTTCGTCCTCGGCGGCGACGGCACGCTGCTGCGCGCGGCCGAGCTGGCCCGGCCGGCCGGGGTGCCGGTGCTCGGCGTGAACCTCGGGCGCGTCGGCTTCCTGGCCGAGGCCGATTCGGACGCGCTGGCCGACACTGTGCAGCGCGTCGTCGACGGCGACTACCAGGTCGAAGAGCGGATGACGATCGACGTCACCGTCACACACGACGGCGAAGAAGTCGCCCGTACCTGGGCGCTCAACGAGGCCAGCGTCGAGAAGAGCACGCGTGAGCGGGTCCTCGACGCGCTCATCGAGGTCGACGGGCGGCCGGTGTCCGCCTTCGGCTGCGACGGTGTGCTCTGCGCCACACCGACCGGTTCGACCGCGTACGCGTTCTCGGCGGGCGGCCCGATCATCTGGCCGGACGTCCAGGCGCTGCTGGTGGTGCCGAGCAACGCGCACGCGATGTTCGCGCGGCCGCTGGTCGTCTCGCGGAACTCGGTGATCACCGTCGGGATCGACCCCGACGGCTCGTCCGCCGTCCTGACCTGCGACGGCGGCCGGTCCATCGACCTGCCGCCGGGCGCCCGCGTGCGCGTGACGTGCGGCAAGACGCCGGTCCGGCTGGTCCGGCTGTGGGACGGCCCGTTCACCGATCGGCTGGTGCAGAAGTTCTCGCTGCCGGTGAAGAGCTGGCGAGAGCGGCACGCGCGCCCCTGCGAGTAG
- a CDS encoding TlyA family RNA methyltransferase: MPKRARLDAELVRRGLARSREQASALILGGKVTVRGMVAGKPATGVESDAPIVVRDEDDPGWASRGAHKLLGALEAFTDLSVEGKRCLDAGASTGGFTDVLLRNGAATVIAADVGRGLLDWRIRTDERVVVMDRTNVRNLSPDDLGGQVDLVVGDLSFISLKLVLPALAACARDGADLVPMVKPQFEVGKDRLGSGGVVRDPELRAESVLTVIDEAAKLGLALRGVTASPLPGPSGNVEYFVWLSKENVAGSTVDPVDRSEAERLVRTAVEEGPA, translated from the coding sequence GTGCCCAAGCGGGCGCGCCTCGACGCGGAACTGGTTCGGCGCGGCCTCGCCCGGTCGCGCGAGCAGGCTTCGGCGCTGATCCTCGGCGGCAAGGTCACCGTGCGCGGCATGGTGGCCGGCAAGCCCGCCACCGGCGTGGAGTCCGACGCGCCGATCGTCGTCCGCGACGAAGACGACCCCGGCTGGGCCTCCCGCGGCGCGCACAAGCTGCTGGGCGCCCTGGAAGCCTTCACGGACCTGAGCGTCGAGGGCAAGCGCTGCCTCGACGCCGGTGCGTCCACCGGCGGCTTCACCGACGTCCTGCTGCGCAACGGCGCCGCGACCGTGATCGCCGCCGACGTGGGCCGCGGCCTGCTCGACTGGCGGATCCGCACCGACGAACGTGTAGTGGTCATGGATCGCACCAATGTTCGCAACCTCTCTCCCGACGACCTCGGCGGCCAGGTCGACCTCGTCGTCGGGGACCTCTCGTTCATCTCCCTCAAGCTCGTGCTGCCCGCGCTCGCCGCGTGCGCGCGCGACGGCGCCGACCTGGTGCCGATGGTGAAACCGCAGTTCGAAGTGGGCAAGGACCGGCTGGGCAGCGGCGGGGTCGTCCGCGACCCGGAGCTGCGCGCCGAATCGGTGCTCACCGTCATCGACGAGGCCGCGAAACTGGGGCTCGCGCTGCGTGGCGTCACGGCGAGCCCGCTGCCGGGGCCGTCCGGGAACGTCGAGTACTTCGTGTGGCTGAGCAAAGAGAACGTGGCCGGGTCCACTGTGGACCCGGTAGACAGGTCTGAGGCCGAGCGGCTCGTCCGAACCGCCGTCGAGGAAGGGCCCGCATGA
- the recN gene encoding DNA repair protein RecN, protein MLAEMRIQGLGVIEDALLELHAGFTVVTGETGAGKTMVVTGLHLLSGGRAEVSKVRTGMLKAFVEGRFTYSGVEGAERIVTESGADVDEDGSVIALRAVAVDGRSRAHLGGRSVPVGVLAELSEQLIAVHGQNDQLRLLRPSEQRDVIDRFAGDAVGKPLSVYREVRSEWLAVIAELTERSTRSREMAQQADLLKHGLTEIDAVAPEPGEDVDLTAQIKRLAAADELRAAATEAHVALSGSLDGDPDVPSAMGLVSEALRRLSTSEDGVLRELAPRLEEASVLLADVGAELGSYVETLDADPALLEKVLARQGDLKRLTRKYAADVDGVLAWADDARRRLESMDTSEEALAELALRRDQLAVQLAAHAAEVSAAREKAAAELAAEITKELSGLAMGQAAIEVTVEQRPAEHGDTHALTLDGRAVHAGPDGVDDVELLLRAHDGAPPLPVHKAASGGELSRVMLAIEVVLAHADTVQTLVFDEVDAGVGGRAAVEIGRRLARLARTHQVLVVTHLPQVAAFADQHLVVDKGHKGGVTRSGVKNLSQAERVNELARMLAGMDDTETGRAHAEELLATAEKAKAEPAPKPKRAKKK, encoded by the coding sequence GTGCTGGCCGAGATGCGCATCCAGGGCCTCGGAGTGATCGAGGACGCCCTGCTGGAACTGCACGCGGGCTTCACCGTTGTCACCGGTGAGACGGGTGCGGGAAAGACCATGGTCGTCACCGGGCTGCATCTGCTGTCCGGGGGCCGAGCCGAGGTGTCCAAGGTCCGGACGGGGATGCTCAAGGCGTTCGTGGAAGGACGGTTCACCTATTCCGGTGTCGAAGGCGCCGAACGGATCGTCACCGAGTCGGGTGCCGACGTCGACGAGGACGGCAGCGTCATCGCGCTGCGGGCCGTCGCGGTCGACGGGCGCTCGCGCGCGCACCTGGGCGGCCGGTCGGTGCCGGTCGGCGTGCTCGCGGAGCTGTCCGAACAGCTGATCGCGGTGCACGGCCAGAACGACCAGCTGCGACTGCTGCGCCCGAGCGAGCAGCGCGATGTCATCGACCGGTTCGCGGGCGACGCGGTGGGGAAGCCGCTGAGCGTGTACCGCGAGGTCCGGTCCGAGTGGCTGGCGGTGATCGCCGAGCTGACCGAGCGCTCGACGCGTTCGCGGGAGATGGCCCAGCAGGCCGACCTGCTCAAGCACGGGCTGACCGAGATCGACGCTGTCGCGCCGGAACCGGGCGAGGACGTCGACCTCACCGCGCAGATCAAGCGGCTCGCGGCGGCCGACGAGCTGCGTGCGGCCGCGACCGAGGCGCACGTCGCGCTGTCGGGCTCGCTGGACGGCGATCCGGACGTCCCGAGCGCGATGGGCCTGGTCTCCGAAGCGCTGCGCCGGCTCTCGACGTCCGAAGACGGCGTGCTGCGCGAGCTGGCGCCGCGGCTCGAGGAGGCGTCGGTGCTGCTGGCCGACGTCGGGGCCGAGCTGGGTTCCTACGTCGAGACCCTGGACGCCGACCCGGCGCTGCTGGAGAAGGTGCTGGCGCGCCAGGGCGACCTCAAGCGGCTGACCCGCAAGTACGCGGCGGACGTCGACGGCGTGCTCGCCTGGGCCGACGACGCCCGGCGCCGGCTGGAGTCGATGGACACGTCGGAGGAGGCGCTCGCCGAGCTGGCGCTGCGGCGCGACCAGCTCGCGGTACAGCTGGCCGCGCACGCCGCCGAGGTGTCGGCCGCGCGCGAAAAGGCGGCTGCCGAACTGGCGGCCGAGATCACGAAGGAGCTGTCCGGGCTGGCGATGGGCCAGGCCGCGATCGAGGTGACGGTCGAGCAGCGTCCCGCCGAGCACGGTGACACGCACGCGCTGACCCTCGACGGCCGCGCGGTGCACGCGGGGCCGGACGGCGTCGACGACGTCGAGCTGCTGCTGCGGGCCCACGACGGCGCGCCGCCGCTGCCGGTCCACAAGGCCGCATCGGGCGGTGAGCTGTCGCGGGTGATGCTGGCGATCGAGGTCGTCCTCGCGCACGCGGACACGGTGCAGACCCTGGTGTTCGACGAGGTCGACGCCGGAGTCGGCGGCCGCGCGGCGGTCGAGATCGGCCGGCGGCTGGCCCGGCTGGCGCGGACCCACCAGGTCCTGGTGGTCACGCACCTGCCGCAGGTCGCCGCGTTCGCTGACCAGCACCTGGTGGTGGACAAGGGCCACAAGGGCGGCGTGACGCGCAGCGGGGTCAAGAACCTGAGCCAGGCCGAGCGGGTCAACGAGCTGGCGCGGATGCTCGCCGGGATGGACGACACCGAGACGGGCCGCGCCCACGCCGAGGAACTGCTGGCCACGGCGGAGAAGGCCAAGGCGGAGCCGGCTCCGAAACCCAAGCGGGCCAAGAAGAAGTAA
- a CDS encoding zinc-binding alcohol dehydrogenase family protein — MRAVVLREPGPVENLEIQDLPLPEPEPGWVRIAVKAFGLNRSELHTRLGLADGVTFPRVPGIEAVGVVDHDPEGDLTPGQQVATMMGGMGRTFDGGYAEFTVVPKSQVIPFESDLPWEVLGQVPETLQTAYGSLTTGLDLRAGQTLLIRGGTSALGFATAALAKDLGATVFATTRQESRLAVLREHGVEHPLLDDGDIAAQVRKIAPGGVDAALELVGTPTLPDTLKATRVHGTVCFTGMLSNQWTISNFYPIGYLPAGVRLTAYGGEADDLPASVLQRHLDRIADGTTSLGPAKVYPMAEIRQAHDDLEHNRTAGKLVVLTGRAEGAAP; from the coding sequence ATGCGCGCAGTCGTCCTCCGGGAACCCGGGCCCGTCGAGAACCTCGAAATCCAGGACCTTCCGCTGCCCGAGCCGGAGCCGGGCTGGGTGCGGATCGCTGTCAAGGCGTTCGGGCTCAACCGGTCCGAGCTGCACACCCGCCTCGGCCTGGCCGACGGCGTCACGTTCCCGCGCGTGCCCGGCATCGAAGCCGTCGGCGTGGTCGATCACGATCCCGAGGGAGACCTCACGCCGGGGCAGCAGGTCGCGACCATGATGGGCGGCATGGGCCGCACCTTCGACGGCGGCTACGCCGAATTCACGGTGGTGCCGAAGAGCCAGGTCATCCCCTTCGAAAGCGATCTGCCGTGGGAGGTGCTCGGCCAGGTCCCCGAGACGCTGCAGACCGCGTACGGCTCGCTCACCACCGGCCTCGACCTGCGTGCGGGACAGACCCTGCTGATCCGCGGCGGGACGTCCGCGCTCGGGTTCGCCACCGCGGCACTGGCGAAAGACCTCGGCGCCACCGTCTTCGCGACCACCCGGCAGGAGAGCCGGCTCGCGGTCCTGCGCGAACACGGCGTCGAGCATCCCCTTCTGGACGACGGCGACATCGCCGCGCAGGTCCGGAAGATCGCGCCCGGCGGGGTCGACGCGGCCCTCGAACTCGTCGGGACGCCGACCCTGCCGGACACCCTGAAGGCCACCCGCGTGCACGGCACCGTGTGCTTCACGGGCATGTTGTCCAATCAGTGGACGATCTCGAACTTCTATCCGATCGGATACCTTCCCGCCGGGGTGCGGTTGACCGCTTATGGTGGTGAGGCGGACGACCTGCCCGCCTCCGTCCTCCAGCGCCACCTCGACCGGATCGCCGACGGCACCACCAGTCTCGGCCCCGCCAAGGTGTATCCGATGGCGGAGATCCGGCAGGCGCACGACGACCTGGAGCACAACCGGACGGCGGGCAAGCTCGTCGTGCTGACCGGCCGAGCGGAGGGAGCCGCCCCGTGA
- the steA gene encoding putative cytokinetic ring protein SteA gives MKLTGLLTRNQEPLPGITGVARVDRRTRELLRRISPGDIVVLDQLDLDRATADALVEAEVAGVVNASPSISGRFPNMGPEILVAAGVPLLDSVGGELLRTIKDGTKLRLHDGVVYVGERQVASGIEQTADSVADQMIEAKAGMSTQLEAFSANTIEFLRRERTLILDGVGVPELKVVIRDRHVLVVAGGNGHAEDLKKLKKYVAEHRPVLIGVDAGADTLRVQGYTPDVIVGDPTGIGTTTLRGGAEVVVPAAPDGHAPGVERIQDLGIGAVTFPASGNAEDLALLLADAHGASLVVTVGFQATLREFLDHGRSGSNPSTFLTRLKLGTKLVDGKAVATLHRSRVSIGAVVLLVLAAVVVVAAALLVSDVGSVYLDWLRHTWNTFAAWVKGLFT, from the coding sequence ATGAAGCTCACCGGCCTGCTCACGCGGAACCAAGAACCCCTCCCGGGGATCACCGGGGTCGCGCGGGTCGACCGCCGCACCCGGGAGCTGCTGCGCCGGATCAGTCCGGGCGACATCGTCGTGCTCGACCAGCTGGACCTCGACCGCGCGACGGCCGACGCCCTGGTCGAAGCCGAGGTCGCCGGGGTGGTCAACGCGTCGCCGTCGATCTCCGGCCGGTTCCCGAACATGGGCCCCGAGATCCTCGTCGCCGCCGGCGTCCCGCTCCTCGACTCGGTCGGCGGCGAGCTGCTGCGCACGATCAAGGACGGCACGAAGCTGCGGCTGCACGACGGCGTCGTGTACGTCGGCGAGCGCCAGGTCGCGTCCGGCATCGAGCAGACCGCCGACAGCGTCGCGGACCAGATGATCGAGGCCAAGGCCGGGATGTCGACGCAGCTGGAGGCGTTCTCGGCGAACACCATCGAGTTCCTGCGCCGCGAGCGCACGCTGATCCTCGACGGCGTCGGCGTGCCGGAGCTGAAGGTCGTGATCCGCGACCGGCACGTGCTGGTCGTCGCGGGCGGCAACGGGCACGCCGAAGACCTCAAGAAGCTCAAGAAGTACGTCGCCGAGCACCGGCCGGTGCTGATCGGCGTCGACGCGGGGGCCGACACCCTGCGCGTGCAGGGCTACACGCCGGACGTCATCGTCGGCGACCCCACCGGCATCGGCACCACCACGCTGCGCGGGGGCGCCGAGGTCGTCGTGCCCGCCGCGCCGGACGGGCACGCCCCCGGCGTCGAGCGGATCCAGGACCTCGGCATCGGCGCGGTGACGTTCCCCGCGTCGGGCAACGCCGAGGACCTCGCGCTCCTGCTGGCCGACGCGCACGGCGCGAGCCTGGTCGTCACGGTCGGCTTCCAGGCCACCCTGCGCGAGTTCCTCGACCACGGCCGGTCCGGGTCGAACCCGTCGACGTTCCTGACCCGGCTCAAGCTCGGCACGAAGCTCGTCGACGGGAAGGCGGTGGCGACGCTGCACCGCAGCCGGGTCTCGATCGGCGCGGTCGTGCTGCTCGTGCTCGCCGCGGTCGTGGTGGTCGCCGCGGCCCTGCTGGTGTCCGACGTGGGCTCGGTCTACCTGGACTGGCTCCGGCACACCTGGAATACCTTCGCTGCCTGGGTCAAGGGATTGTTCACGTGA
- a CDS encoding HAD-IIA family hydrolase translates to MSDALLAAYDAVLFDLDGTVYHGTRVIPGAPETVRAAREHGTPVRFVTNNASKAPGEVVDHLTGLGMPADTDEVHTSAQAGVQLLKERLEAGAEVLVVGTESLAAEVAGAGLKPVRENGDDVRAVVQGHSPDNTWAALAEACLAIRAGALWVACNVDATLPSERGLLPGNGSMVAALRTATDVEPLVAGKPQPLLFETAAKSAGAERPLVVGDRLDTDIAGAVAAGIDSLVVLSGVATPKQLIEAVPAERATYLAQDLTALEAKADDLRIGPRPGWSVTTENGVLEATGDGDDLDLLRALCHTAWETGVTELGERAKAKFA, encoded by the coding sequence ATGAGTGACGCCCTGCTCGCGGCCTACGACGCGGTCCTGTTCGACCTCGACGGCACCGTCTACCACGGCACCCGGGTGATCCCGGGCGCCCCGGAGACGGTGCGGGCCGCGCGTGAGCACGGCACCCCCGTCCGGTTCGTGACGAACAACGCGTCCAAGGCCCCTGGCGAGGTCGTCGACCACCTGACCGGCCTCGGCATGCCCGCTGACACTGATGAGGTGCACACCAGCGCCCAAGCGGGCGTGCAGCTGCTGAAGGAACGGCTCGAGGCCGGCGCCGAGGTTCTCGTCGTCGGCACGGAGTCGCTCGCCGCGGAGGTCGCCGGGGCCGGGCTGAAGCCGGTCCGGGAGAACGGCGACGACGTCCGGGCGGTCGTCCAGGGCCACTCGCCCGACAACACGTGGGCCGCGCTGGCCGAAGCCTGCCTGGCCATCCGCGCGGGCGCGCTCTGGGTGGCCTGCAACGTCGACGCCACCCTGCCCAGCGAGCGCGGGCTGCTGCCCGGTAACGGTTCGATGGTCGCCGCGCTGCGGACCGCCACCGACGTCGAGCCGCTCGTCGCCGGGAAGCCGCAGCCGCTGCTCTTCGAGACCGCGGCGAAGTCGGCCGGTGCGGAGCGTCCACTCGTCGTCGGTGACCGGCTGGACACCGACATCGCCGGCGCGGTCGCCGCGGGCATCGACTCGCTCGTCGTCCTCTCGGGCGTCGCGACGCCGAAGCAGCTGATCGAGGCCGTCCCGGCCGAGCGCGCCACCTACCTGGCCCAGGACCTGACGGCGCTCGAAGCCAAGGCCGACGACCTCAGGATCGGGCCGCGCCCGGGCTGGTCCGTCACCACGGAGAACGGCGTGCTCGAAGCAACGGGCGACGGCGACGACCTGGACCTGCTCCGCGCGCTCTGCCACACGGCCTGGGAGACCGGCGTCACCGAACTCGGCGAGCGCGCCAAGGCGAAGTTCGCCTGA
- a CDS encoding copper transporter, translated as MISLRYHVVSIAACFLALAVGVVLGSTALNGTLLSGLAGEKKDLGSQVSDLEAQRNALNARLADADAFAGAMGPKVVAGALDKRSVVLVTTEDARPADRDALKQLIGQSGASVTGEVQLTAAFADPEKADQLRDVVTRLQPAGSKFPTAGDTGTLAGALLGSVLLLDKTTAKPQSSGEELAAAIGGLTDGGFVKAGQAVNPAQLAIVLTGAQATGDSAGDRAATIARFATQLDRGGAGAVLAGDAGSAEGTGALGVVRADTSATSILSTVDNVDSSAGRVSTILALKEQLDGGAGRYGIAGNAQAPAPGVGAPNGN; from the coding sequence GTGATTTCGCTGCGCTACCACGTCGTTTCCATCGCCGCCTGCTTCCTGGCGCTGGCCGTCGGCGTCGTCCTCGGCTCGACCGCCCTGAACGGCACGCTGCTGTCCGGGCTGGCGGGGGAGAAGAAGGACCTCGGCAGCCAGGTCTCCGACCTCGAAGCGCAGCGCAACGCGCTCAACGCCCGGCTGGCCGACGCGGACGCGTTCGCCGGCGCGATGGGGCCGAAGGTCGTCGCCGGCGCGCTGGACAAGCGGTCGGTGGTGCTCGTGACCACCGAGGACGCGCGGCCGGCCGACCGGGACGCGCTCAAGCAGCTGATCGGCCAGTCCGGCGCTTCGGTGACCGGGGAAGTGCAGCTGACGGCCGCGTTCGCCGACCCGGAGAAGGCCGACCAGCTCCGCGACGTCGTCACGCGCCTGCAGCCCGCGGGCTCGAAGTTCCCGACCGCGGGCGACACCGGCACGCTCGCCGGCGCGCTGCTCGGTTCGGTGCTGCTGCTGGACAAGACCACGGCGAAGCCGCAGTCCTCGGGCGAGGAGCTGGCGGCCGCGATCGGCGGGCTCACCGACGGCGGGTTCGTCAAGGCGGGCCAGGCGGTCAACCCGGCGCAGCTGGCGATCGTGCTGACCGGGGCCCAAGCGACCGGCGACAGCGCGGGCGACCGTGCGGCGACGATCGCCCGGTTCGCCACGCAGCTCGACCGCGGCGGCGCGGGCGCGGTCCTGGCCGGTGACGCCGGTTCCGCGGAGGGCACCGGCGCGCTGGGCGTGGTCCGCGCGGACACGTCGGCGACGTCGATCCTGTCCACTGTGGACAATGTCGACTCGTCGGCCGGGCGGGTCAGCACCATCCTGGCGTTGAAGGAACAGCTCGACGGGGGCGCTGGACGCTACGGCATCGCCGGCAACGCCCAGGCCCCCGCACCGGGCGTCGGCGCCCCCAACGGCAACTAA
- a CDS encoding DUF1266 domain-containing protein, with product MILPPPADVEAQLAAARRDSDLDRYLGLLAGEELFVPIRRVDARSILDERAETFPNVYFETGGDEFLQVFTRGALPDLGPDVVAMSGALDWAVDGVGRHERVVFNRGTRGEWRLPGATLQPWLDAHKDDVTPLEEQVERLITAPYGHLEGPIAHALACGAHLAVLNAAPWNVLDARRHDYVAEVRGLRDWWGVPDPPGWRATMADLIGDGYALTPGNLVLMLRLRFAAEYGLRNGEFDPLTWAELVDRWCAENDAADQADELRDTVRRVSRCEQRLRADGLVDADGFVTTALSWDVGRAVNIARWGLAAGYCDALTAELMVLEAGSLARRYHQSWADLSAGYVMGRVLHAEDDEFGEWYPAAVRVHHQLLQDPASPWVNLDFGSLSEESEA from the coding sequence GTGATCCTGCCGCCGCCCGCCGACGTCGAAGCCCAGCTGGCCGCCGCCCGCCGGGACAGCGACCTCGACCGCTACCTCGGCCTGCTGGCCGGGGAAGAGCTGTTCGTCCCGATCCGGCGGGTGGACGCCCGCAGCATTCTCGACGAGCGGGCGGAGACCTTCCCGAACGTCTACTTCGAGACGGGCGGCGACGAGTTCCTGCAGGTCTTCACCCGCGGCGCGCTGCCCGACCTCGGCCCGGACGTCGTCGCCATGAGCGGCGCGCTGGACTGGGCGGTCGACGGCGTCGGGCGGCACGAGCGGGTCGTCTTCAACCGCGGTACCCGCGGCGAGTGGCGGTTGCCGGGCGCGACCCTGCAGCCGTGGCTCGACGCGCACAAGGACGACGTCACCCCGCTGGAGGAGCAGGTCGAGCGGCTGATCACCGCGCCGTACGGGCACCTCGAAGGACCGATCGCGCACGCGCTGGCCTGCGGCGCGCACCTGGCGGTGCTCAACGCGGCGCCGTGGAACGTGCTCGACGCGCGCCGCCACGACTACGTCGCCGAGGTGCGGGGCCTGCGGGACTGGTGGGGCGTGCCGGACCCGCCCGGCTGGCGCGCGACGATGGCCGACCTGATCGGCGACGGCTACGCGCTGACGCCCGGCAACCTCGTGCTCATGCTGCGCCTGCGGTTCGCCGCCGAGTACGGCTTGCGCAACGGGGAGTTCGACCCGCTGACGTGGGCGGAGCTGGTCGACCGCTGGTGCGCCGAGAACGACGCGGCGGACCAGGCCGACGAGCTGCGGGACACCGTCCGGCGGGTGTCGCGCTGTGAGCAGCGGCTGCGCGCCGACGGCTTGGTCGACGCGGACGGGTTCGTCACGACGGCGCTGTCGTGGGACGTCGGCCGCGCGGTCAACATCGCCCGGTGGGGTCTCGCGGCCGGTTATTGTGACGCGCTGACAGCGGAGCTGATGGTCCTGGAGGCCGGTTCGCTCGCTCGCCGCTACCACCAGTCATGGGCCGACCTGTCGGCCGGGTACGTCATGGGCCGCGTGCTGCACGCCGAGGACGACGAGTTCGGCGAGTGGTACCCGGCGGCCGTGCGGGTCCACCACCAGCTCCTTCAGGACCCGGCGAGCCCCTGGGTGAACCTCGATTTCGGGTCGCTTTCGGAGGAGTCGGAAGCCTGA
- a CDS encoding MarR family winged helix-turn-helix transcriptional regulator → MSLSAAHDAAWRGFLRSSALLLRVLDAELRAEHGMTHRTYDALVQLSEAPDRRLHMKDLAAALVHSASGLTRIVDGLEKSGYARREPDPANRRSTLVVLTDAGLAALKKAWPTHVRGVQRHFADQMSPEQARVLAEVFGAINADLEEG, encoded by the coding sequence ATGAGCCTGTCCGCTGCGCACGACGCAGCTTGGCGCGGTTTCCTACGCTCGTCCGCACTGCTGCTTCGCGTGCTCGACGCGGAACTGCGGGCCGAGCACGGCATGACCCACCGGACCTACGACGCGCTGGTCCAGCTCTCGGAGGCACCGGACCGTCGCCTGCACATGAAGGACCTGGCGGCGGCGCTGGTCCACAGCGCAAGCGGGTTGACACGCATCGTCGACGGCCTGGAGAAGTCGGGGTACGCGCGGCGCGAGCCGGACCCGGCGAACCGCCGGTCGACGCTGGTGGTGCTGACGGACGCGGGCCTGGCCGCGCTAAAGAAGGCGTGGCCGACGCACGTCCGCGGGGTGCAACGGCACTTCGCGGACCAGATGAGCCCAGAGCAGGCGCGGGTGCTGGCGGAGGTGTTCGGCGCGATCAACGCGGACCTCGAGGAAGGCTGA